Proteins encoded by one window of Homo sapiens chromosome 10, GRCh38.p14 Primary Assembly:
- the SLC25A28 gene encoding mitoferrin-2 isoform X2, giving the protein MQSLQPDPAARYRNVLEALWRIIRTEGLWRPMRGLNVTATGAGPAHALYFACYEKLKKTLSDVIHPGGNSHIANGAAGCVATLLHDAAMNPAEVVKQRMQMYNSPYHRVTDCVRAVWQNEGAGAFYRSYTTQLTMNVPFQAIHFMTYEFLQEHFNPQRRYNPSSHVLSGACAGAVAAAATTPLDVCKTLLNTQESLALNSHITGHITGMASAFRTVYQVGGVTAYFRGVQARVIYQIPSTAIAWSVYEFFKYLITKRQEEWRAGK; this is encoded by the exons ATGCAGAGTCTACAGCCTGACCCAGCTGCCCGCTATCGCAATGTGTTGGAGGCCCTCTGGAGGATTATAAGAACGGAGGGCCTATGGAGGCCCATGAGGGGGCTGAACGTCACAGCAACAGGCGCAGGGCCTGCCCACGCCCTTTATTTTGCCTGCTACGAAAAGTTAAAAAAGACATTGAGTGATGTAATCCACCCTGGGGGCAATAGCCATATTGCCAATG GTGCGGCCGGGTGTGTGGCAACATTACTTCATGATGCAGCCATGAACCCTGCGGAAG TGGTCAAGCAGAGGATGCAGATGTACAACTCACCATACCACCGGGTGACAGACTGTGTACGGGCAGTGTGGCAAAATGAAGGGGCCGGGGCCTTTTACCGCAGCTACACCACCCAGCTGACCATGAACGTTCCTTTCCAAGCCATTCACTTCATGACCTATGAATTCCTGCAGGAGCACTTTAACCCCCAGAGACGGTACAACCCAAGCTCCCACGTCCTCTCTGGAGCTTGCGCAGGAGCTGTAGCTGCCGCAGCCACAACCCCACTGGACGTTTGCAAAACACTGCTCAACACCCAGGAGTCCTTGGCTTTGAACTCACACATTACAGGACATATCACAGGCATGGCTAGTGCCTTCAGGACGGTATATCAAGTAGGTGGGGTGACCGCCTATTTCCGAGGGGTGCAGGCCAGAGTAATTTACCAGATCCCCTCCACAGCCATCGCATGGTCTGTGTATGAGTTCTTCAAATACCTAATCACTAAAAGGCAAGAAGAGTGGAGGGCTGGCAAGTGA
- the SLC25A28 gene encoding mitoferrin-2 has protein sequence MELEGRGAGGVAGGPAAGPGRSPGESALLDGWLQRGVGRGAGGGEAGACRPPVRQDPDSGPDYEALPAGATVTTHMVAGAVAGILEHCVMYPIDCVKTRMQSLQPDPAARYRNVLEALWRIIRTEGLWRPMRGLNVTATGAGPAHALYFACYEKLKKTLSDVIHPGGNSHIANGAAGCVATLLHDAAMNPAEVVKQRMQMYNSPYHRVTDCVRAVWQNEGAGAFYRSYTTQLTMNVPFQAIHFMTYEFLQEHFNPQRRYNPSSHVLSGACAGAVAAAATTPLDVCKTLLNTQESLALNSHITGHITGMASAFRTVYQVGGVTAYFRGVQARVIYQIPSTAIAWSVYEFFKYLITKRQEEWRAGK, from the exons ATGGAGTTGGAGGGGCGGGGTGCTGGCGGTGTGGCGGGGGGGCCGGCGGCAGGGCCCGGGCGGAGCCCCGGGGAGTCGGCGCTGCTGGACGGGTGGCTGCAGCGGGGCGTGGGCCGGGGGGCCGGCGGCGGGGAGGCCGGGGCCTGCAGGCCCCCGGTACGACAAGATCCGGACTCCGGCCCGGACTACGAGGCGCTGCCGGCTGGAGCCACTGTCACCAcgcacatggtggcaggcgccgtGGCAGGGATCCTGGAGCACTGCGTGATGTACCCCATCGACTGCGTCAAG ACCCGGATGCAGAGTCTACAGCCTGACCCAGCTGCCCGCTATCGCAATGTGTTGGAGGCCCTCTGGAGGATTATAAGAACGGAGGGCCTATGGAGGCCCATGAGGGGGCTGAACGTCACAGCAACAGGCGCAGGGCCTGCCCACGCCCTTTATTTTGCCTGCTACGAAAAGTTAAAAAAGACATTGAGTGATGTAATCCACCCTGGGGGCAATAGCCATATTGCCAATG GTGCGGCCGGGTGTGTGGCAACATTACTTCATGATGCAGCCATGAACCCTGCGGAAG TGGTCAAGCAGAGGATGCAGATGTACAACTCACCATACCACCGGGTGACAGACTGTGTACGGGCAGTGTGGCAAAATGAAGGGGCCGGGGCCTTTTACCGCAGCTACACCACCCAGCTGACCATGAACGTTCCTTTCCAAGCCATTCACTTCATGACCTATGAATTCCTGCAGGAGCACTTTAACCCCCAGAGACGGTACAACCCAAGCTCCCACGTCCTCTCTGGAGCTTGCGCAGGAGCTGTAGCTGCCGCAGCCACAACCCCACTGGACGTTTGCAAAACACTGCTCAACACCCAGGAGTCCTTGGCTTTGAACTCACACATTACAGGACATATCACAGGCATGGCTAGTGCCTTCAGGACGGTATATCAAGTAGGTGGGGTGACCGCCTATTTCCGAGGGGTGCAGGCCAGAGTAATTTACCAGATCCCCTCCACAGCCATCGCATGGTCTGTGTATGAGTTCTTCAAATACCTAATCACTAAAAGGCAAGAAGAGTGGAGGGCTGGCAAGTGA
- the SLC25A28 gene encoding mitoferrin-2 isoform X1 encodes MGYPEAQTRMQSLQPDPAARYRNVLEALWRIIRTEGLWRPMRGLNVTATGAGPAHALYFACYEKLKKTLSDVIHPGGNSHIANGAAGCVATLLHDAAMNPAEVVKQRMQMYNSPYHRVTDCVRAVWQNEGAGAFYRSYTTQLTMNVPFQAIHFMTYEFLQEHFNPQRRYNPSSHVLSGACAGAVAAAATTPLDVCKTLLNTQESLALNSHITGHITGMASAFRTVYQVGGVTAYFRGVQARVIYQIPSTAIAWSVYEFFKYLITKRQEEWRAGK; translated from the exons ATGGGGTATCCCGAAGCTCAG ACCCGGATGCAGAGTCTACAGCCTGACCCAGCTGCCCGCTATCGCAATGTGTTGGAGGCCCTCTGGAGGATTATAAGAACGGAGGGCCTATGGAGGCCCATGAGGGGGCTGAACGTCACAGCAACAGGCGCAGGGCCTGCCCACGCCCTTTATTTTGCCTGCTACGAAAAGTTAAAAAAGACATTGAGTGATGTAATCCACCCTGGGGGCAATAGCCATATTGCCAATG GTGCGGCCGGGTGTGTGGCAACATTACTTCATGATGCAGCCATGAACCCTGCGGAAG TGGTCAAGCAGAGGATGCAGATGTACAACTCACCATACCACCGGGTGACAGACTGTGTACGGGCAGTGTGGCAAAATGAAGGGGCCGGGGCCTTTTACCGCAGCTACACCACCCAGCTGACCATGAACGTTCCTTTCCAAGCCATTCACTTCATGACCTATGAATTCCTGCAGGAGCACTTTAACCCCCAGAGACGGTACAACCCAAGCTCCCACGTCCTCTCTGGAGCTTGCGCAGGAGCTGTAGCTGCCGCAGCCACAACCCCACTGGACGTTTGCAAAACACTGCTCAACACCCAGGAGTCCTTGGCTTTGAACTCACACATTACAGGACATATCACAGGCATGGCTAGTGCCTTCAGGACGGTATATCAAGTAGGTGGGGTGACCGCCTATTTCCGAGGGGTGCAGGCCAGAGTAATTTACCAGATCCCCTCCACAGCCATCGCATGGTCTGTGTATGAGTTCTTCAAATACCTAATCACTAAAAGGCAAGAAGAGTGGAGGGCTGGCAAGTGA
- the SLC25A28 gene encoding mitoferrin-2 isoform X3, with amino-acid sequence MKPLLFASPFQDPNSPEAVCVENMTKPHDKMNGGGAKELHEETRRLCGSAAGCVATLLHDAAMNPAEVVKQRMQMYNSPYHRVTDCVRAVWQNEGAGAFYRSYTTQLTMNVPFQAIHFMTYEFLQEHFNPQRRYNPSSHVLSGACAGAVAAAATTPLDVCKTLLNTQESLALNSHITGHITGMASAFRTVYQVGGVTAYFRGVQARVIYQIPSTAIAWSVYEFFKYLITKRQEEWRAGK; translated from the exons ATGAAGCCCCTGCTTTTTGCCTCACCTTTTCAGGATCCCAACTCACCAGAGGCAGTTTGTGTTGAGAACATGACAAAGCCTCATGACAAAATGAATGGGGGTGGGGCCAAGGAACTGCATGAAGAAACCAGAAGGTTGTGTGGAA GTGCGGCCGGGTGTGTGGCAACATTACTTCATGATGCAGCCATGAACCCTGCGGAAG TGGTCAAGCAGAGGATGCAGATGTACAACTCACCATACCACCGGGTGACAGACTGTGTACGGGCAGTGTGGCAAAATGAAGGGGCCGGGGCCTTTTACCGCAGCTACACCACCCAGCTGACCATGAACGTTCCTTTCCAAGCCATTCACTTCATGACCTATGAATTCCTGCAGGAGCACTTTAACCCCCAGAGACGGTACAACCCAAGCTCCCACGTCCTCTCTGGAGCTTGCGCAGGAGCTGTAGCTGCCGCAGCCACAACCCCACTGGACGTTTGCAAAACACTGCTCAACACCCAGGAGTCCTTGGCTTTGAACTCACACATTACAGGACATATCACAGGCATGGCTAGTGCCTTCAGGACGGTATATCAAGTAGGTGGGGTGACCGCCTATTTCCGAGGGGTGCAGGCCAGAGTAATTTACCAGATCCCCTCCACAGCCATCGCATGGTCTGTGTATGAGTTCTTCAAATACCTAATCACTAAAAGGCAAGAAGAGTGGAGGGCTGGCAAGTGA
- the SLC25A28 gene encoding mitoferrin-2 isoform X4, with the protein MELEGRGAGGVAGGPAAGPGRSPGESALLDGWLQRGVGRGAGGGEAGACRPPVRQDPDSGPDYEALPAGATVTTHMVAGAVAGILEHCVMYPIDCVKTRMQSLQPDPAARYRNVLEALWRIIRTEGLWRPMRGLNVTATGAGPAHALYFACYEKLKKTLSDVIHPGGNSHIANGAAGCVATLLHDAAMNPAEDLGL; encoded by the exons ATGGAGTTGGAGGGGCGGGGTGCTGGCGGTGTGGCGGGGGGGCCGGCGGCAGGGCCCGGGCGGAGCCCCGGGGAGTCGGCGCTGCTGGACGGGTGGCTGCAGCGGGGCGTGGGCCGGGGGGCCGGCGGCGGGGAGGCCGGGGCCTGCAGGCCCCCGGTACGACAAGATCCGGACTCCGGCCCGGACTACGAGGCGCTGCCGGCTGGAGCCACTGTCACCAcgcacatggtggcaggcgccgtGGCAGGGATCCTGGAGCACTGCGTGATGTACCCCATCGACTGCGTCAAG ACCCGGATGCAGAGTCTACAGCCTGACCCAGCTGCCCGCTATCGCAATGTGTTGGAGGCCCTCTGGAGGATTATAAGAACGGAGGGCCTATGGAGGCCCATGAGGGGGCTGAACGTCACAGCAACAGGCGCAGGGCCTGCCCACGCCCTTTATTTTGCCTGCTACGAAAAGTTAAAAAAGACATTGAGTGATGTAATCCACCCTGGGGGCAATAGCCATATTGCCAATG GTGCGGCCGGGTGTGTGGCAACATTACTTCATGATGCAGCCATGAACCCTGCGGAAG ACTTGGGGCTCTGA
- the SLC25A28 gene encoding mitoferrin-2 isoform X5, which yields MELEGRGAGGVAGGPAAGPGRSPGESALLDGWLQRGVGRGAGGGEAGACRPPVRQDPDSGPDYEALPAGATVTTHMVAGAVAGILEHCVMYPIDCVKTRMQSLQPDPAARYRNVLEALWRIIRTEGLWRPMRGLNVTATGAGPAHALYFACYEKLKKTLSDVIHPGGNSHIANGAAGCVATLLHDAAMNPAEG from the exons ATGGAGTTGGAGGGGCGGGGTGCTGGCGGTGTGGCGGGGGGGCCGGCGGCAGGGCCCGGGCGGAGCCCCGGGGAGTCGGCGCTGCTGGACGGGTGGCTGCAGCGGGGCGTGGGCCGGGGGGCCGGCGGCGGGGAGGCCGGGGCCTGCAGGCCCCCGGTACGACAAGATCCGGACTCCGGCCCGGACTACGAGGCGCTGCCGGCTGGAGCCACTGTCACCAcgcacatggtggcaggcgccgtGGCAGGGATCCTGGAGCACTGCGTGATGTACCCCATCGACTGCGTCAAG ACCCGGATGCAGAGTCTACAGCCTGACCCAGCTGCCCGCTATCGCAATGTGTTGGAGGCCCTCTGGAGGATTATAAGAACGGAGGGCCTATGGAGGCCCATGAGGGGGCTGAACGTCACAGCAACAGGCGCAGGGCCTGCCCACGCCCTTTATTTTGCCTGCTACGAAAAGTTAAAAAAGACATTGAGTGATGTAATCCACCCTGGGGGCAATAGCCATATTGCCAATG GTGCGGCCGGGTGTGTGGCAACATTACTTCATGATGCAGCCATGAACCCTGCGGAAG GCTGA